The sequence CGGTGGCCAGAAGTTGCACCAGCCCGACGGCGCTGTCGACCAGCACGGCCAGCACGCCGGGAGATGTCTCGCCGGCCCAGAACCGTGCCGCGAGCCAGGCTTCGAGAAGCCATAGCGGCAGCAGTACGGCCAGGATGCAGCCGAACACCAGCAGAAAATGGCCGCGGGTCTGCAGAAAGCTTTGCTTGAGCGCCGCTAGCGGGCTAAGGCCGCGCAGAACCAACAGATACTCGGCGAACGCGATCTTGACCATCACCCAGAGCCCCGGCAGAACGAACAGCGACGCGCCGAGCATGATCAGCAGCGTACCCAGCCCGGCCAGCACGGCCATCGAGGGCCATAGCGGCAGCGCGCGCATCATGATCTCGCGCAGCGCCGGCGCGTGGCCGCGGCTGCGCGCATCGAGAAACAGAATCAGCGCACCGATATAGAGCGGGTAGAAGATCATGCCCACCAACAGCTCCTGTGCCGGCAGTGCATCCTTGCCCACCAGATGATCGACGGCCAGACGGGTGCAGCTTTCCAGCGCGATCAGCGGCAGGCACAGCCGGGCGATGGACGCCAGGTTGCGGGAGTAGAAAAAACAGGCGTCACGGAGGATGGACAGGACATTCATCGCGGTCGAAACAACTCTCGGAGAAACAGGCGCGCACTTTAGCCCAAGCGACCGGCTGACGACACGCGCGCGGTTGCCGTCCATACTGGCGGACCACTCCACCGTACGAGTCGCCGCGTGAAGAAGATCGCCCTGTTTGCCGACGTGCAGAATCTCTATTACACGGTGCGCCAGGCCCATGGCTGCCATTTCAACTATGCCGCGTTGTGGGCCGAGGTCAGCGCGCGCGGTGAGATCGTCGAGGCCTATGCCTATGCCATTGACCGGGGCGACGTCAGGCAGCAGCAGTTCCAGCAGATCCTGCGTAACCTCGGCTTCACCGTGAAACTCAAACCCTACATCCAGCGCAGCGATGGTTCGGCCAAGGGCGACTGGGACGTCGGCATCACCATCGATGTACTGGACAGCGCCGCGCACGTCGACGAGGTGGTGCTGGCCTCCGGCGACGGTGACTTCGATCTGTTGCTTGATCGCGTGCGAGCCGGGGGGGCCGAGGCCACCGCCTATGGCGTACCGGGGCTGACCGCGCAATCGCTGATTCGCGCCGCCACGCGCTATGTGCCCATCGAGGGCGCGCTGCTGTTGCGCCAGTGACGGCGCAGCGGCAGGCCAGCGACGTTTCACGATACCTGGGAGGAATGGCTGGGGTGATGCAAAACGGCATCCGCCCACGCTTGGCTTTCCAGCTTCCGGCTATCTTTACGAGTAAACTGCTCGCCTCGTTCCCGTACTCCCGGTTTTCGCCATGACCTTCGCCTCCCTGGGCCTGATCGATCCGCTGCTGCGCACCCTCGAATCCCTCGACTACACCCAGCCGACGCCCGTTCAGGCCAAGGCGATCCCCGCTGTGCTCAAGGGCCGCGACCTGATGGCCGCCGCGCAGACCGGCACGGGCAAGACCGCCGGTTTCGCGCTACCGTTGCTGCAACGCTTGCTCCACGAGGGCCCGCAGGTGGCGAGCAATTCGATCCGCGCGCTGGTGCTGGTGCCCACCCGTGAGCTGGCCGAGCAGGTCCACGAAAGCTTCCGTGCCTACGGCCAGAACCTGCCGCTGCGCACTTATGCAGTCTACGGTGGCGTCAGTCTCAACCCGCAGATGATGGCCCTGCGCAAGGGCATCGACGTGCTGGTGGCGACGCCGGGGCGGTTGCTCGATCTGTATCGGCAGAACGCGGTGAAGTTCGGCCAGGTGCAGGCGCTGGTGCTCGACGAAGCCGACCGCATGCTCGATCTCGGCTTCTCGCAGGAACTCGACGCGCTGTTCAGCGCGCTGCCGAAAAAGCGCCAGACGCTGCTGTTCTCGGCGACCTTTTCCGATGCCATCCGGCAGATGGCTGGCGAGCTGTTGCGCGATCCGCTGTCGATCGAAGTCAGCCCGCGCAACGCCGCCGCCAGAACCGTCAAGCAATGGCTGGTGCCGGTGGACAAGAAGCGCAAGGCCGAGCTGTTCCTGCATCTGCTGGCGGACCGGCGCTGGGGCCAGGTGCTGGTGTTCGTCAAGACCCGCAAGGGCGTCGATCAACTGGTGGAGCAGTTGCAGGCCGAGGGCATCGCCAGCGATGCGATCCACGGCGACAGACCCCAGGCGTCGCGGTTACGTGCGCTGGAGCGCTTCAAGGCCGGTGAAGTGCAAGTGCTGGTGGCGACCGACGTGGCCGCGCGAGGGCTGGATATCCATGATCTGCCGCAGGTGGTCAATTTCGACCTGCCGATTGTCGCCGAAGACTACGTACATCGCATTGGCCGCACGGGCCGCGCGGGCGCGACCGGCGAAGCCGTATCGTTGGTCGCCGCCGACGAAGTCGATCAGCTCGCCGCCATCGAGACGCTGATCCAGCAGGTCTTGCCGCGTCATGACGAGGCGGATTTCATACCCGACCACCGTGTGCCGACCACCCAGCCCGGTGGCCAGATCATCAAGAAACCGAAGAAGCCTAAAAAGCCCAAGGCTGCGCCCGGCAAGGGGCGCATTCACCTCGGCAACTGGTTCGATGAAAGCGAAAAACCCAACGCCAAGCCAATCCGCAAGGTGCCGAGCCTGGGCGGGGCGAAGCCGGCGAAAAAGCGCTGACGGCACAGGGTGGCGTCTGGCCCGCGAGCTGGATTCTTGCGCCTGTGCGGCTTATTCCCGTGCAACGCCAGTTGGCCGGTCTGCGGCGTTCAGCATGGCCGTTGCGAGCGGATTCGACCGATCCATGGGCGCTCGGCATT is a genomic window of Stutzerimonas stutzeri containing:
- a CDS encoding YciC family protein, with product MNVLSILRDACFFYSRNLASIARLCLPLIALESCTRLAVDHLVGKDALPAQELLVGMIFYPLYIGALILFLDARSRGHAPALREIMMRALPLWPSMAVLAGLGTLLIMLGASLFVLPGLWVMVKIAFAEYLLVLRGLSPLAALKQSFLQTRGHFLLVFGCILAVLLPLWLLEAWLAARFWAGETSPGVLAVLVDSAVGLVQLLATVVLFRCFMLCSDPVISTDEKS
- a CDS encoding NYN domain-containing protein; the protein is MKKIALFADVQNLYYTVRQAHGCHFNYAALWAEVSARGEIVEAYAYAIDRGDVRQQQFQQILRNLGFTVKLKPYIQRSDGSAKGDWDVGITIDVLDSAAHVDEVVLASGDGDFDLLLDRVRAGGAEATAYGVPGLTAQSLIRAATRYVPIEGALLLRQ
- a CDS encoding DEAD/DEAH box helicase, with product MTFASLGLIDPLLRTLESLDYTQPTPVQAKAIPAVLKGRDLMAAAQTGTGKTAGFALPLLQRLLHEGPQVASNSIRALVLVPTRELAEQVHESFRAYGQNLPLRTYAVYGGVSLNPQMMALRKGIDVLVATPGRLLDLYRQNAVKFGQVQALVLDEADRMLDLGFSQELDALFSALPKKRQTLLFSATFSDAIRQMAGELLRDPLSIEVSPRNAAARTVKQWLVPVDKKRKAELFLHLLADRRWGQVLVFVKTRKGVDQLVEQLQAEGIASDAIHGDRPQASRLRALERFKAGEVQVLVATDVAARGLDIHDLPQVVNFDLPIVAEDYVHRIGRTGRAGATGEAVSLVAADEVDQLAAIETLIQQVLPRHDEADFIPDHRVPTTQPGGQIIKKPKKPKKPKAAPGKGRIHLGNWFDESEKPNAKPIRKVPSLGGAKPAKKR